One window of Watersipora subatra chromosome 3, tzWatSuba1.1, whole genome shotgun sequence genomic DNA carries:
- the LOC137390167 gene encoding neuferricin-like, with protein MGTLSFTLSIAFVACIVMCSLQYSTEVSEVINHYLPSPVSLLLHNAWSSFGKALASFGIASLSSGNGNQGSSKSILTKDELQGFKHKYLAIVGEIFDVTKGKGSTYYEKEGHYNFFTGIDGTKAFVTGDFTENGLTDDITGLDPSGIRSLEDWRLMYHKEYKYIGKLIGRFYDANGKETEQMLKYKAMLKEGAAKKQAEEEIKKLYPPCNSEFKNQASRVWCSDRSGGIQRAWIGVPRKLFTGSSGEFRCACIRTTGPPSSNLDSTTHNNKGDLDNPNLREYDNCDPASHTCPL; from the exons ATGGGGACGCTTTCTTTTACGCTTAGTATAGCGTTTGTAGCATGCATTGTTATGTGCAGTTTACAATATTCTACAGAAGTGTCAGAAGTAATAAACCATTATTTGCCATCACCCGTTTCACTGCTATTACATAACGCTTGGAGCAGTTTTGGAAAAGCGTTAGCTAGCTTTGGAATCGCGTCATTATCATCTGGTAATGGAAATCAAGGAAGTTCAAAATCAATTTTAACCAAAGACGAATTGCAGGGCTTTAAACATAAATACCTTGCTATCGTTGGAGAAATATTTGATGTCACAAAAGGGAAAGGCTCTACGTACTATGAAAAAGAAGGCCACTACAATTTTTTTACAG GTATAGATGGAACAAAGGCATTTGTAACTGGAGACTTTACAGAAAATGGTTTGACTGATGACATCACAGGTCTTGATCCCTCGGGCATTCGCTCTCTCGAGGATTGGAGGTTGATGTACCATAAAGAATATAAATACATAG GCAAACTGATTGGTCGGTTTTATGATGCTAATGGAAAAGAAACTGAACAAATGCTTAAATATAAAGCAATGCTAAAAGAAGGTGCTGCTAAAAAGCAGGCAGAAGAGGAGATCAAAAAGTTATACCCACCGTGTAACTCAGAATTTAAAAACCAAGCTTCACGTGTGTGGTGCTCAGACCGGAG CGGAGGAATACAGAGAGCCTGGATAGGGGTGCCAAGAAAATTGTTCACCGGTAGTTCTGGTGAGTTTCGTTGCGCTTGCATTCGTACAACTGGGCCACCTTCCTCTAACCTCGATAGTACGACGCATAATAACAAAGGAGATCTGGATAATCCAAACTTGAGAGAGTATGACAACTGTGATCCTGCTTCACACACATGTCCCCTCTAG